tgtaAGTTTAACAGTAACTAGATGAGAAAGATGTGGAAGAGAAGGGGTGGAGGAGGACGATTGTGAAATCTGGGTTTTTGGAAGGGGAGACTCTTCCGCCATCGTTTGACATTAGTCTTAaaaaagctctgataccatgaagaaTAATGAAGACTGTAATATATTCATTTGTCTTACATTACATGGAGTGTAGTATTCTATTTATAGAGAGACGCAGTACTGCACTAATTCAAGCCTGCGTACAAGCAGGTGATATGCGTTGGTGCTTTTACACACAGCTGGGAATCGTTACAACCGAAAGATTCCTTTGTACAATTATATTCAAAAACAGAAAATACAGAATTACAGAGAGGACATTCTAGAGGATTCTGCTGGTAGAGATGAGCAAGGATCATGTTGTGGAGCTGACTTGGAGTCTTGCTCAGAGGAGGTCTTGCGTGGAGCTGACTTGGAGACAGCAGTGCTGGAATTGCTTTCAAAGAgcaagatgttttattaaacATGATGCGTGCCGGCGTCTTCAGAGAGCTGGGCCTTGAAGTAAGGTTCTTGGACACCAACTATTTCAGTGGGTTCTGTGAAGATAGCAAGGACTTCCGAGCCGTTACCACCGTTCATGCCAATTGCTGCCGTACTATTGTTGCCAAGGTGGCAGATCTGATGGCTGTTTTTCACGATTGGAAAATGTTCAAGAGGTCATCTACCAATCAGACTTCGACATCTAGATCATGGACGAATCACAAAGCTTGTAGAGATTCGTGGAACTAAAAGCAGTACTTGCATGCAGTCatctctaatatatatatatatatatatggttatttTGTATGAGATACGTGCTACagtcataaataaaattataaagacAAACTTAATTACATTAAACCACAAACTAATGTGGTTATTTTGTAAGGTTATAATTTAGATTTACTatacaataaaaacaaattttcataaTCTTACGTATATACCATATTACATCAGCGCTTCCTGCTCTACGTACGTGAATTTCCATTCTCTTTTTGCTTGCGGGAACGTATATATGCGAGCTTGTTgtttttaaattatatcatgCAACCAAACTGATAATGTTAAAGGATTATATACATGATTCAGGAGAAAATTAATTACAACCAAACAGTTATCCCTTAATGATCATTGTGAACTCGAGCATCgcaagttcatgtatttattttttgtgatggcAGGCCGCACGCTTGTATTCTATTTTCAGAAAGAAATTAGCGGAGGAGAAAGAAATATATAACCTGATTTCTTAGCCCCATTTTGCAAACCACCGACCTTTAAGGCCCCCCAATGATAACGGAAACCACAAGtgacaaacaaaaaaagagcgTGGACTTCCCTTCAAGTCTCACGTACATTGTTTCCGGTTCCCAAGCTAGCTGTCTCATGTCCATGCTGCGGCTTATAAATACGCCTATATTTATAGAtatacattcatccaaaaactAGTAATATTCAAACACCGAAATACACCAACATGGTCGGAAAAAGGACATCATGCGTCGCCGTCCATGCGGCTCTAATGACAGTTCTTCTCATTGCTATATCTGTCGTCTCGGATGATGCAACGCCAATACCAGCCGACAAGGCCCAAATAAATACCTGGTTCGACAACAATGTCAAGCCGTACAACCAAAGGAAGGGTACTCTAGATCCCGCACTGGTGAAGGCTGAAGAGGGTGTTGAAGTTATTAAGGTCAGGAGCAAGGGAGGAGCAAATTTCCAGACCATCACCGATGCCATTAACAGCATTCCGGCCGGGAATACCAGACGTGTCATTATTTATATTGGATATGGAGTCtacaaagagaaaattaaaattgatcgGTCTAAGCCTTTTGTTACTTTATATGGTGCACCCAACTCAATGCCAACTTTGACTTATGACGGTACTGCAGCGCAGTATGGAACCATAGAAAGTGCCACCTTGATCGTGGAATCCAATTACTTTGTTGCCGCAAATATTATCATTGCGGTACAGATGCATGCGTCTAAAACATCGTCCATCTTCTATTTTTGGCATGCATACAATCGTTGGAACTTTATCTCTCCGTATGTGTGTGTATGATAACATCAATGATTTGTTGTTGCAGAATTCTTCGCCAAGGCCTGATGGGAGACGAAAGGGAGCTCAGGCATCTGCTCTGAGGATTTCTGGGGACAAGGCAGCCTTCCATAACTGCAAAATAAAAGGATTTCAGGACACCATCTGTGACGACAGGGGAAAGCATTTCTTTAAGGACTGCTACATTGAAGGCTCAGTTGATTTCATATTTGGAAGTGGCACATCCCTTTACATGGTACGTACGTCCAAATTAACTGATCTCTCCGTGTCAAAAGAGAAACAATAGCAAGGCTTTTGATATCTCCCTGCCATGAATGCCTTTTTTGAA
This genomic window from Carya illinoinensis cultivar Pawnee chromosome 7, C.illinoinensisPawnee_v1, whole genome shotgun sequence contains:
- the LOC122317190 gene encoding putative pectinesterase 63 → MVGKRTSCVAVHAALMTVLLIAISVVSDDATPIPADKAQINTWFDNNVKPYNQRKGTLDPALVKAEEGVEVIKVRSKGGANFQTITDAINSIPAGNTRRVIIYIGYGVYKEKIKIDRSKPFVTLYGAPNSMPTLTYDGTAAQYGTIESATLIVESNYFVAANIIIANSSPRPDGRRKGAQASALRISGDKAAFHNCKIKGFQDTICDDRGKHFFKDCYIEGSVDFIFGSGTSLYMNITLNVLGDGGFSVIAAQAREFADETGYSFVHCSVSGTGSGTYLGRAWMNRPRVIYAYTIMSGVVSPVGWSDNFHKERDGTVFYGEYKNSGPGASVSGRAKYTKQLNEFEAQPFISLGFIQGSSWLLPPPKV